From the Microbacterium sp. W4I4 genome, one window contains:
- a CDS encoding 5'-nucleotidase C-terminal domain-containing protein, translating into MSRRGFLTGISAAGALAAAGWVAQPESASASAGGIGKSVTITIVGSSDMHSHALNWDYYKDAEYSDKAGNVVGLARVSSVVKQIRADRGADRTMLFDAGDTLQGTPLGFYFASVEPITRTGAIHPMAAQMNAMGYDAVALGNHEFNYGLDFLDTWISQMDAPVLGANAVRAGTTVPAYRPYTIKTLNVKGHKPIRVGILGLTNPGIVIWDKANVSGEVEVLGIVETAKRWVPIIRDQGVDVVVVSVHSGDSGLSSYGDDLPNENATAMMAEQVPGIDAVLFGHAHKDIPERFVTNVVTGQDVVMSEPSCWGQRVSVFDLELQQVKGRWTVASKRAMSVNANTVEDDPELVALVKAQHDTVVEYVNTPVATSTEELSAAEACWKDTAILDYVNRVQVDTVAAAIAGTPEASLPVLSIAAPFNRAATFPAGQVTLRDVAGLYIYDNTLMASVLTGAQIKDYLEYSARYFQQVAPGTPVDPASWTNADNIPDYNYDQFSGVTYDVDISQPQGSRIVNLAWEGAPVAPDQRFVVAVNNYRQSGGGGFPHITDAPVVYNAQVAIRDAIVSYATAAGTIDPADFHVENWRLVRGGAPVF; encoded by the coding sequence CTCGCCGCCGCCGGGTGGGTCGCCCAGCCCGAATCCGCATCCGCATCCGCAGGCGGGATCGGCAAGTCGGTGACCATCACGATCGTCGGCTCGTCCGACATGCACTCCCACGCACTGAACTGGGATTACTACAAGGACGCCGAGTACAGCGACAAGGCCGGCAACGTCGTCGGTCTCGCGCGCGTCTCGAGCGTCGTGAAGCAGATCCGCGCGGATCGCGGCGCGGACCGGACCATGCTGTTCGACGCGGGCGACACTCTCCAGGGCACACCGCTCGGGTTCTACTTCGCCAGCGTGGAGCCGATCACGCGGACCGGCGCGATCCACCCGATGGCCGCGCAGATGAACGCGATGGGCTACGACGCGGTCGCGCTCGGCAACCACGAATTCAACTACGGTCTGGACTTCCTGGACACGTGGATCTCCCAGATGGACGCCCCGGTGCTGGGAGCGAACGCGGTGCGAGCCGGCACCACCGTGCCCGCGTACCGTCCGTACACGATCAAAACCCTCAACGTGAAGGGCCACAAGCCGATCCGCGTCGGCATCCTCGGCCTGACGAACCCCGGCATCGTGATCTGGGACAAGGCGAACGTCAGCGGCGAGGTGGAGGTGCTCGGCATCGTCGAAACCGCCAAGCGCTGGGTGCCCATCATCCGGGATCAGGGCGTCGACGTCGTGGTCGTCAGCGTGCACTCCGGCGACAGCGGTCTGTCGTCGTACGGCGACGACCTGCCCAACGAGAACGCCACGGCGATGATGGCGGAGCAGGTTCCCGGCATCGACGCGGTGCTGTTCGGCCACGCGCACAAGGACATCCCCGAGCGCTTCGTGACCAACGTCGTGACCGGCCAGGACGTCGTGATGAGCGAGCCGTCCTGCTGGGGCCAGCGGGTGAGCGTGTTCGATCTCGAACTGCAGCAGGTCAAGGGCAGGTGGACCGTCGCCTCGAAGCGCGCCATGAGCGTCAACGCGAACACGGTCGAGGACGATCCCGAACTCGTCGCGCTCGTGAAGGCCCAGCACGACACCGTGGTCGAGTACGTCAACACGCCCGTGGCGACCTCCACCGAGGAACTGTCGGCCGCCGAGGCGTGCTGGAAGGACACCGCCATCCTCGACTACGTGAACCGGGTGCAGGTCGACACCGTGGCAGCGGCGATCGCGGGCACGCCCGAGGCGTCGCTGCCCGTCCTGTCGATCGCCGCGCCGTTCAACCGCGCCGCGACCTTCCCCGCAGGTCAGGTCACGCTGCGCGATGTCGCCGGTCTGTACATCTACGACAACACGTTGATGGCCTCGGTGCTGACCGGTGCGCAGATCAAGGACTACCTCGAGTACTCCGCGAGGTACTTCCAGCAGGTCGCGCCAGGCACCCCGGTGGACCCTGCGAGCTGGACCAACGCCGACAACATTCCCGACTACAACTACGACCAGTTCTCAGGGGTGACCTATGACGTGGACATCTCCCAGCCGCAGGGCTCGCGCATCGTGAACCTGGCCTGGGAAGGCGCTCCGGTGGCTCCGGATCAGCGCTTCGTCGTCGCGGTGAACAACTACCGCCAGTCCGGTGGCGGCGGCTTCCCGCACATCACGGACGCACCGGTCGTCTACAACGCGCAGGTCGCGATCCGTGACGCGATCGTCTCCTATGCGACCGCCGCGGGCACGATCGACCCGGCCGACTTCCACGTCGAGAACTGGCGGCTCGTGCGAGGCGGCGCCCCGGTGTTCTGA
- a CDS encoding metallophosphoesterase, protein MRPKDPRPHGGSLRWKGGALAVSASVACTIVISGMAAPAASATQVPTAKPVETPVKAPSLTPEAGAWLEGVATIASDATTAGDEVSSLTVDGVPVGAAATPGYSTLAFDVGTNSASITFQNYILVNGHRIDQDRTWVDERVEIPVSNDWLIQGENSVELFAGTAPSACGVNYDDFVIEAVGLELLGEIADGEENPLVYNIGDGDCGTSSKILKAEMTFFVLGDPMASTGLSADVDTTTLANGEHDIVATTAAGGTVTHAVKVNNAPAGAPRITPEDGTLTNRIQTVTASRPADAEGGVAGITVDGNAPTAPATLGTDSSTFSFTVGSNSIENRYQNHLLVNGHKIDILGDYVSERVDIPVPNRYLSPGENTIELIAGDITSGSCANLDDFTVSNLALAASTGSVTAGELADSYDMGDGTCGSDKSKLAKATTTWTIDAPAVTTLPTLGTGDAVLSFTVGSNSADPAFENRIVINGISQVLGGPYVSERADIVIPNEWLLPGANTVEFVTGTTPGACNRDDFTISDVALAPATGTAVAQRAKPSYALGDGNCGSNLNLFREVDVNFVVEGATAQGLRADVDTSKLADGTHTIAATATTGEVATRTLITDNTAPSIAGSTPAAGARITSAVALDVQLEDATGLVGTPELTLDGEPIVLGAQVGPGLSAGEHTIAVKAEDALGNAATREFVFASAGIPDVPADLKPASGKTGIDGSVTLSATVAEPDGGKVTAQFARAEILTPNQAWQGSATQVPTTLKVVGERNVGKVTALAPGDGLTLDAPASGDVAFQRFDVQLKGQVADPVLRWEGVIDPTRVVSLRVWNLKTKAWDVLSSSRGALEGNTLLSSLVGESYIDGQQVHVMITGEDPFADEIDPGAEGFADADSYDFSIAHFTDTQYLSEGAVEQESAAERAIWEKAFGDTTRWIASNAEERKIKYVAHTGDIIENNIRKPATEEMQKQVVGEFDLSSRQFEILDGAGVTNQVIAGNHDNQSGTEDGPEALYNKYYGPDRYEAADDQWVDAEYGGPWREGDNQNNYTLFSAGGIEFVSVGLSYGVTKEEAAWADSIFKRYPERNGIVLSHDYLAASKQTDGRDARFAAPDGSLLFKTVVENNPNVFLVLAGHVHGVGTNVKPKVGVVSHGVVELLADYQAYTVTAEELGLTEIGGYAPTDRLRFGASYLRLLQFDVARGEMMVDTYSPFLDDFGADEYDPANRYDSTSDNMVLPVDLSSRTTSFKTDSLALYNPIAVIGEQTVDSGAVASVEWTGLKTGTAYAWFVVARSTGGGETPSLPSVFVTRGASEGAVTPELEPYVGKSPTPTPSAPAPTPGPTVSPEPSDTREPTSAPVPTATPEPTQPASSE, encoded by the coding sequence ATGCGGCCGAAAGATCCTCGCCCCCACGGCGGATCGCTGCGATGGAAGGGCGGTGCGCTGGCGGTCTCGGCCTCCGTCGCCTGCACCATCGTCATCTCCGGGATGGCTGCTCCGGCAGCATCCGCAACCCAGGTCCCGACGGCCAAGCCCGTCGAGACCCCGGTGAAAGCACCCAGTCTGACGCCGGAGGCCGGTGCCTGGCTCGAAGGCGTCGCGACCATCGCATCCGACGCGACCACGGCAGGAGACGAGGTGTCGAGCCTGACCGTCGACGGGGTTCCCGTCGGCGCGGCCGCCACTCCCGGTTACTCGACCCTCGCCTTCGACGTCGGCACGAACTCCGCATCCATCACCTTTCAGAACTACATCCTGGTGAACGGCCACCGCATCGACCAGGACCGGACCTGGGTCGATGAGCGCGTCGAGATCCCCGTCAGCAACGACTGGCTCATCCAGGGCGAGAACAGCGTCGAGCTGTTCGCGGGAACAGCGCCCTCCGCGTGCGGCGTCAACTACGACGACTTCGTCATCGAGGCCGTAGGGCTCGAGCTGCTCGGCGAGATCGCGGACGGCGAGGAGAACCCTCTCGTCTACAACATCGGCGACGGCGACTGCGGCACCTCCTCGAAGATCCTCAAGGCCGAGATGACCTTCTTCGTCCTCGGCGACCCGATGGCCAGCACTGGGCTGTCCGCCGATGTCGACACCACCACCCTCGCCAATGGCGAGCACGACATCGTGGCGACCACGGCTGCGGGCGGCACGGTCACGCACGCGGTCAAGGTGAACAACGCCCCGGCCGGTGCCCCGCGCATCACGCCCGAGGATGGCACGCTGACCAACCGCATCCAGACCGTGACGGCCTCGCGACCCGCGGATGCCGAAGGCGGCGTCGCCGGAATCACGGTCGACGGCAATGCGCCGACCGCTCCGGCGACCCTCGGAACCGACAGCTCCACCTTCAGCTTCACTGTCGGCTCGAACTCGATCGAGAACCGCTACCAGAACCACCTGCTGGTGAACGGGCACAAGATCGACATCCTCGGCGACTACGTCAGCGAGCGCGTGGACATCCCCGTCCCGAACCGCTACCTGTCACCGGGTGAGAACACCATCGAGCTGATCGCCGGCGACATCACCTCCGGCAGCTGCGCGAACCTCGACGACTTCACCGTCTCGAATCTCGCCCTCGCGGCGAGCACCGGCAGCGTCACCGCCGGCGAGCTCGCGGACAGCTACGACATGGGCGACGGCACCTGTGGATCAGACAAGAGCAAGCTCGCCAAGGCCACGACCACCTGGACGATCGACGCACCGGCGGTCACCACACTGCCGACCCTCGGCACGGGCGACGCGGTGCTGAGCTTCACCGTCGGTTCCAACTCGGCCGATCCGGCATTCGAAAACCGCATCGTGATCAACGGCATCTCGCAGGTTCTCGGCGGCCCGTACGTCAGCGAGCGCGCCGACATCGTGATCCCGAACGAGTGGCTGCTCCCCGGCGCGAACACGGTGGAGTTCGTCACCGGTACGACCCCCGGCGCGTGCAACCGCGACGACTTCACGATCTCGGACGTGGCTCTCGCGCCGGCGACCGGGACTGCTGTCGCCCAGCGGGCGAAGCCGTCCTACGCGCTCGGCGACGGCAACTGCGGATCGAACCTCAACCTGTTCCGCGAGGTCGACGTGAACTTCGTCGTCGAGGGTGCCACCGCGCAGGGTCTGCGTGCAGACGTGGACACCTCGAAGCTCGCCGACGGCACGCACACCATCGCCGCGACCGCGACGACCGGTGAGGTCGCAACCCGCACGCTGATCACCGACAACACCGCCCCGAGCATCGCCGGAAGCACCCCGGCTGCCGGTGCGAGGATCACCTCGGCGGTCGCACTGGACGTGCAGCTCGAGGACGCGACCGGACTCGTGGGCACACCCGAGCTGACTCTGGATGGCGAGCCGATCGTTCTCGGCGCCCAGGTCGGTCCCGGTCTGTCCGCAGGCGAGCACACCATCGCGGTGAAGGCTGAGGATGCTCTCGGCAATGCCGCGACGCGCGAGTTCGTCTTCGCGTCGGCAGGCATTCCGGACGTCCCCGCCGACCTCAAGCCCGCAAGCGGGAAGACCGGAATCGACGGTTCCGTCACACTGTCCGCCACGGTCGCAGAGCCCGACGGCGGCAAGGTCACGGCGCAGTTCGCCCGTGCGGAGATCCTCACCCCGAACCAGGCCTGGCAGGGCTCGGCGACGCAGGTCCCGACCACGCTCAAGGTCGTGGGCGAGCGCAACGTCGGCAAGGTGACCGCGCTCGCTCCGGGCGACGGCCTCACCCTCGACGCTCCGGCCAGCGGTGACGTGGCGTTCCAGCGTTTCGACGTGCAGCTCAAGGGCCAGGTTGCCGATCCGGTGCTTCGCTGGGAGGGCGTCATCGACCCGACCCGTGTCGTGTCGCTGCGCGTCTGGAACCTCAAGACGAAGGCGTGGGACGTGCTCTCCAGCTCCCGCGGTGCGCTCGAGGGGAACACGCTGCTGTCGTCGCTGGTCGGCGAGAGCTACATCGACGGCCAGCAGGTGCACGTCATGATCACCGGTGAGGATCCCTTCGCCGATGAGATCGACCCCGGTGCCGAGGGCTTCGCTGACGCAGACTCGTACGACTTCTCGATCGCCCACTTCACCGACACGCAGTACCTGTCGGAGGGCGCCGTCGAGCAGGAGTCCGCGGCCGAGCGGGCGATCTGGGAGAAGGCGTTCGGCGACACGACCCGCTGGATCGCGTCGAATGCTGAGGAGCGCAAGATCAAGTACGTCGCACACACCGGCGACATCATCGAGAACAACATCCGCAAGCCCGCCACCGAAGAGATGCAGAAGCAGGTCGTCGGCGAGTTCGATCTGTCCTCGAGGCAGTTCGAGATCCTCGATGGCGCCGGTGTGACCAACCAGGTCATCGCCGGCAACCACGACAACCAGTCCGGCACGGAGGACGGCCCCGAGGCCCTGTACAACAAGTACTACGGCCCCGACCGGTACGAAGCCGCCGACGATCAGTGGGTGGATGCCGAATACGGTGGTCCGTGGCGCGAGGGCGACAACCAGAACAACTACACACTGTTCTCCGCCGGCGGCATCGAGTTCGTCTCGGTCGGTCTCTCGTACGGCGTCACGAAGGAGGAGGCGGCCTGGGCCGACTCGATCTTCAAGCGCTACCCGGAGCGCAACGGCATCGTGCTCTCGCACGACTACCTGGCTGCGAGCAAGCAGACGGATGGTCGTGACGCGCGCTTCGCCGCTCCGGACGGGTCGCTGCTGTTCAAGACGGTCGTCGAGAACAATCCCAACGTGTTCCTGGTCCTCGCGGGTCACGTGCACGGTGTCGGCACCAACGTGAAGCCGAAGGTCGGCGTCGTCAGTCACGGTGTCGTCGAGCTGCTCGCCGACTACCAGGCCTACACGGTGACGGCTGAGGAGCTCGGGCTCACGGAGATCGGCGGGTACGCTCCCACCGATCGCCTGCGGTTCGGTGCCAGTTACCTGCGACTGCTGCAGTTCGACGTGGCCCGCGGCGAGATGATGGTCGACACCTACTCGCCGTTCCTCGATGACTTCGGGGCCGACGAGTACGACCCGGCGAACCGCTACGACTCCACGTCCGACAACATGGTGCTGCCGGTCGACCTCAGCAGCCGCACCACGAGCTTCAAGACCGACTCGCTCGCGCTCTACAACCCGATCGCTGTGATCGGGGAGCAGACGGTCGACTCGGGCGCGGTCGCATCGGTCGAGTGGACGGGCCTGAAGACCGGCACTGCCTACGCCTGGTTCGTGGTCGCCCGCTCCACCGGCGGCGGCGAGACCCCGTCGCTGCCGAGCGTGTTCGTCACGCGCGGAGCGTCCGAGGGTGCGGTGACGCCGGAGCTGGAGCCCTACGTGGGCAAGAGCCCGACGCCGACGCCCAGCGCACCGGCACCCACGCCGGGTCCGACCGTTTCGCCCGAACCGAGCGACACGCGGGAGCCGACTTCTGCACCGGTGCCGACCGCCACGCCGGAGCCGACGCAGCCCGCGTCGTCCGAGTGA
- a CDS encoding O-acetyl-ADP-ribose deacetylase produces the protein MVSITAVLGDITQQRVDAIVNAANRRMRGGGGVDGAIHRAGGPEVLADCIARFPAGLETGDAGYTTAGLLPATWVIHTVGPNHAAGEQDPDLLVSCYRRSLEVADELGARSVAFPLVSTGVYGWPLRDAVKIAVRTLASANTRVEEVRIVAFDEDLHDLVQSALTHRMATHLLASVRVLHERGYQTVRALPYMSPSGIYWRVEISDTPFFTDASARRSVGYSTAGGLEFAGSAVTATTSPETFADLILRALPGLVRADDRRYAAWYSELIDLVNEHDRLPVAFSDSYVQEPGWEIGWGSDVRFPEPPEAPTPRR, from the coding sequence ATGGTGAGCATCACCGCTGTCCTCGGCGACATCACTCAGCAGCGCGTCGACGCGATCGTCAACGCGGCGAACCGACGCATGCGCGGCGGCGGGGGCGTCGACGGCGCGATCCACCGTGCAGGCGGCCCCGAAGTGCTGGCGGACTGCATCGCGCGCTTCCCCGCGGGCCTCGAGACGGGCGATGCCGGGTACACGACCGCCGGGCTGCTTCCGGCGACGTGGGTGATCCACACGGTCGGCCCGAACCACGCGGCCGGGGAGCAGGATCCGGACCTTCTCGTCTCCTGCTATCGACGTTCCCTGGAGGTCGCCGACGAGCTGGGCGCGCGTAGCGTGGCGTTCCCCCTGGTGAGTACGGGAGTCTACGGCTGGCCGCTGCGTGATGCGGTCAAGATCGCGGTGCGCACCCTGGCCTCTGCGAACACCCGCGTCGAGGAGGTGAGGATCGTCGCGTTCGACGAGGATCTCCATGACCTCGTGCAGTCGGCGCTCACCCACCGGATGGCCACCCACCTGCTCGCGAGCGTGCGCGTACTGCACGAACGCGGCTACCAGACGGTCAGGGCACTTCCCTACATGAGCCCGTCCGGCATCTACTGGCGCGTCGAGATCTCCGATACGCCGTTCTTCACGGACGCCTCTGCGCGGCGGAGCGTCGGATACTCGACCGCGGGCGGCCTGGAATTCGCGGGCAGCGCGGTCACCGCCACGACCTCCCCCGAGACCTTCGCGGACCTGATCCTGCGCGCGCTTCCCGGACTCGTACGCGCCGATGACCGCCGGTATGCGGCCTGGTACTCGGAACTCATCGACCTCGTGAACGAGCACGACCGGCTGCCGGTCGCGTTCTCCGACTCGTATGTGCAGGAGCCCGGTTGGGAGATCGGCTGGGGGTCGGACGTGCGCTTTCCGGAGCCGCCGGAAGCGCCGACGCCTCGTCGCTGA
- a CDS encoding lipocalin family protein, translating to MGDGEARSVPALELGRYLGLWFEVGRLPLRFEDERSTDVTAEYSLNDDHTVRVDNRCLDENGEPTQALGQGLPDDEHPGRLQVTFLPESLRWIPFTKADYWVLRIDEGYENALVGTPDHKHLWLLSRDHRMSKELESSYLDTAREQGFDLADWIRPSQSGRVVQV from the coding sequence GTGGGAGACGGTGAAGCGCGGTCGGTGCCGGCACTGGAACTCGGGCGGTATCTGGGTCTGTGGTTCGAGGTGGGACGGCTGCCGTTGCGGTTCGAAGACGAGCGATCGACGGATGTCACGGCGGAGTACTCGCTGAACGACGACCACACCGTCCGCGTCGACAACCGCTGCCTCGACGAGAACGGCGAACCGACGCAGGCGCTCGGACAGGGGCTCCCTGACGACGAGCACCCGGGGCGGCTGCAGGTCACATTCCTGCCGGAGTCGTTGCGCTGGATCCCGTTCACGAAGGCCGACTACTGGGTCCTGCGGATCGACGAGGGCTACGAGAACGCTCTGGTGGGCACGCCCGACCACAAGCATCTCTGGTTGCTGTCACGGGATCACCGGATGTCGAAGGAGCTGGAGAGCTCGTACCTCGACACCGCGCGAGAGCAGGGTTTCGATCTCGCGGACTGGATTCGTCCGTCGCAGTCGGGGCGGGTCGTGCAGGTCTGA
- a CDS encoding threonine/serine exporter family protein, whose product MTDVALPAAEADVVLGDLGVLLLECGTSVTDVRGSLEQVSQRTVPGTSLEFAILPEMVMVSRPGSASATTTVMGKGEARTFRQSARASRLVHELESGSTSLAEAPARMASIRATPRRHPGLQNLIGCGLLSLSLAWLFRCPWWAIVLALLVGLLVGGLTMLMMRVRAAAAVAPFVSAFVSTLLVGAVAGWLDLGPVPLFAVCAPIAILVPGALITNALLELTSTDIVTGASRLMYGLIMLAFMAAGVYSGAALTGLRIDSASAALVGEAVRLTTERGGWESLPPLWGAWIAVIVLAIGIGLAFGSGFRLTVVCVVVMTGTYAVLALFSPLVGSVVATGAAAAVLFVAARVLERVTLAIPATVSFQPAFLLLVPGTVGLVALASFDAQALVSAPMMFLSLCIGTKVGALLADLARITRSTVFLRWTRPARMGEL is encoded by the coding sequence GTGACGGATGTCGCACTGCCTGCCGCCGAGGCGGACGTCGTCCTCGGCGACCTCGGCGTGCTGCTGTTGGAGTGCGGCACCTCGGTCACCGATGTCCGCGGCTCGCTGGAGCAGGTGAGTCAGCGGACCGTTCCGGGAACGTCTCTGGAGTTCGCGATCCTGCCCGAGATGGTGATGGTCAGCAGGCCGGGCTCCGCCTCCGCGACGACGACCGTGATGGGCAAGGGCGAGGCGCGCACGTTCCGCCAGTCCGCCCGGGCCAGCCGTCTCGTGCACGAGCTCGAGTCGGGTTCGACGTCGCTGGCCGAGGCGCCGGCGCGGATGGCATCCATCCGCGCGACACCGCGCCGCCATCCCGGCCTTCAGAACCTGATCGGCTGCGGACTGCTCTCCCTCTCGCTCGCATGGCTGTTCCGCTGCCCGTGGTGGGCGATCGTGCTCGCGCTGCTGGTCGGCCTGCTGGTGGGCGGTCTGACGATGCTGATGATGCGCGTGCGCGCTGCCGCAGCGGTCGCACCGTTCGTGTCGGCGTTCGTCTCCACCCTGCTGGTCGGCGCCGTCGCCGGCTGGCTGGATCTCGGCCCCGTGCCGCTGTTCGCGGTGTGCGCGCCGATCGCCATCCTCGTGCCAGGGGCTCTGATCACCAACGCGCTGCTGGAGCTGACCTCCACCGACATCGTGACCGGCGCCTCCCGGCTGATGTACGGGCTGATCATGCTCGCGTTCATGGCCGCCGGTGTGTACTCCGGTGCCGCGCTGACCGGACTGCGCATCGACTCGGCGTCCGCGGCGCTGGTCGGGGAGGCCGTGCGACTGACCACGGAGCGCGGGGGATGGGAGTCGCTGCCACCGCTCTGGGGTGCGTGGATCGCCGTGATCGTCCTGGCGATCGGCATCGGACTCGCATTCGGCTCCGGCTTCCGACTCACCGTGGTGTGCGTGGTCGTGATGACGGGCACCTACGCCGTCCTGGCACTGTTCAGCCCGCTGGTGGGGAGCGTCGTGGCGACGGGGGCGGCAGCGGCCGTGCTGTTCGTCGCGGCGCGTGTGCTGGAGCGCGTCACACTGGCCATCCCGGCCACGGTCTCGTTCCAGCCCGCATTCCTGCTGCTGGTGCCGGGGACCGTCGGACTGGTCGCGCTTGCCAGTTTCGACGCTCAGGCGCTGGTGTCGGCGCCGATGATGTTCCTGAGCCTGTGCATCGGGACCAAGGTGGGGGCTCTGCTCGCGGATCTGGCCCGCATCACCCGTTCGACGGTGTTCCTGCGTTGGACGAGACCGGCGCGGATGGGCGAGCTCTGA
- the gltX gene encoding glutamate--tRNA ligase, producing the protein MATVHPLTTTATGSDIRVRFCPSPTGLPHVGMVRTALFNWAYARHNGGKLIFRIEDTDAARDSEESFQQLVDALTWMKIDWDEGVEVGGPDAPYRQSERSDIYVDVIEKLKAAGAVYESFSTAEEIDARNEANGRAKQLGYDNFDRDLTDEQKAAFRAEGRQPALRLRVPDEDLTFDDLIRGEITFPAGSFPDYVLVRPNGKPLYTFVNPVDDALMGITHVLRGEDIMPSTARQLVLYDALIKAGVTTFVPRFAHMPLVLGETGNKKLSKRDPQADLFLHRERGFIHEGLLNYLALLGWSIGPDRDVFSLQEFIEAFDIVNVNPNPARFDQKKAESINGDHIRLLEGRDFAERMLPYLAAGGVFGDAEPTHDQIVLAFRAAPLVQERMQMLGEAPDLLGFLFTDEVEYQEDALKGLPANAAEVLAACVAALEPVEDFTTDVVKDALSAKLVDELALKPRIAYGPPRVALSGRRISPPLFESMELLGKDETLRRLRALADSLA; encoded by the coding sequence ATGGCTACCGTGCACCCCCTCACCACCACCGCCACCGGGTCTGACATCCGTGTGCGCTTCTGCCCCTCGCCGACCGGCCTGCCGCACGTCGGCATGGTGCGCACGGCCCTGTTCAACTGGGCCTACGCGCGGCACAACGGCGGCAAGCTCATCTTCCGCATCGAGGACACCGATGCCGCCCGTGACAGCGAGGAGAGCTTCCAGCAGCTCGTCGACGCCCTCACCTGGATGAAGATCGACTGGGACGAGGGCGTCGAGGTCGGCGGCCCGGACGCTCCGTACCGGCAGTCCGAGCGCTCGGACATCTACGTCGACGTGATCGAGAAGCTCAAGGCCGCCGGCGCGGTGTACGAGAGCTTCTCCACCGCCGAGGAGATCGACGCCCGCAACGAGGCCAACGGCCGCGCGAAGCAGCTCGGTTACGACAACTTCGACCGCGACCTCACCGACGAGCAGAAGGCCGCGTTCCGCGCCGAGGGTCGTCAGCCGGCGCTGCGCCTGCGCGTGCCCGACGAAGACCTCACCTTCGACGACCTGATCCGCGGCGAGATCACCTTCCCGGCCGGTTCCTTCCCCGATTATGTGCTGGTGCGCCCGAACGGCAAGCCCCTGTACACCTTCGTGAACCCCGTCGACGATGCGCTCATGGGCATCACGCACGTGCTGCGCGGCGAGGACATCATGCCCTCCACCGCCCGTCAGCTGGTGCTCTACGACGCGCTGATCAAGGCCGGGGTGACCACCTTCGTCCCGCGCTTCGCGCACATGCCGCTGGTGCTCGGCGAGACCGGCAACAAGAAGCTGTCCAAGCGCGACCCGCAGGCCGACCTGTTCCTGCACCGCGAGCGCGGCTTCATCCACGAGGGTCTGCTGAACTACCTGGCGCTGCTGGGCTGGTCGATCGGACCCGACCGCGACGTCTTCTCGCTGCAGGAGTTCATCGAGGCGTTCGACATCGTGAACGTCAACCCGAACCCGGCCCGCTTCGACCAGAAGAAGGCCGAGTCGATCAACGGCGACCACATCCGTCTGCTCGAGGGGCGCGATTTCGCCGAGCGGATGCTGCCGTATCTGGCCGCCGGCGGCGTGTTCGGCGACGCCGAGCCCACGCACGATCAGATCGTTCTCGCCTTCCGTGCGGCGCCGCTGGTGCAGGAGCGGATGCAGATGCTGGGCGAGGCGCCCGACCTGCTCGGATTCCTGTTCACCGACGAGGTCGAGTACCAGGAGGATGCCCTGAAGGGCCTGCCCGCCAACGCCGCCGAGGTGCTCGCGGCGTGCGTCGCCGCGCTCGAGCCGGTGGAGGATTTCACGACGGATGTCGTCAAGGACGCTCTCTCGGCGAAGCTCGTCGACGAGCTGGCGCTCAAGCCGCGCATCGCGTACGGCCCGCCTCGCGTCGCACTCAGCGGTCGCCGCATCTCGCCGCCGCTGTTCGAATCGATGGAGCTGCTCGGCAAGGACGAGACTCTGCGTCGACTGCGCGCACTCGCCGACTCGCTGGCCTGA